In Lycium barbarum isolate Lr01 chromosome 9, ASM1917538v2, whole genome shotgun sequence, the DNA window GGGATAGTTGTAGAGGCTTTTATCCATCTTGCTATCTTTTTTCTGGCAGCTCTCTAGACTTTAGAAGTTGCAGCGAAGCATTTTTATTTACCCACCAAAGCACATCTTAAGTTTACATATTTAAGTGATGCATCAAGAATTCAGTTGCTTTACAAGTATTTAGATTTGCATGATTGGAGAACTTATTTACATTTTTCTTTCATACAAGTATACCCTTTGTATTCAAAGGTTGCAGTCTTCTGATTCCATGTCAGCTTCTTGTTACTTTCTCAGTCATATTGACTTTAATATTCATGTTTACATATATAGGTTCCTCGGGCATCAGCTAGCTCAGTGGCATTTGGGATGGGTCTATTTAATGAAAGAGGGAAGCTTGGACCAGGAAGACATCGAGCTTTTGCTGTTACCAGTGAAAGCCGTGCAAGTGACATAGTTTTGAGATTTCATGATTGTTGTCAAAGCTACAAGGTGTGCATGCAAAATTAACTGCCTATTTGGTGGAAATTTCCTGTGTGAATGACATCCAAATTAGTCTTCATTCATGCGTTTAACTAGTTTTCTGAGCTTTTGCTTGTAAATTGGGATTTGAGGTAAAAATGACTACATTAAAAGCTGGCGGTTAACATAGAGTACTAACATTGTTTGTAAAAACTCAGAGGTAAACACTGTTTGATCGTTCTCAAAAGTTTACAATTGTGTCATGGAATGAAGTCCCTTTCCTAAAAAATAGCAAAGTTTAATATCTCCTAAAGGTGTAAAAGTAAAAAGAGACCGACTAAACTGGGACTGAGATAGTAGGAATTGAGATTAACTTGTTAGTGAAAATGTTGATGGAACTATAGAACACAGCTCATAATTTGGGTTTAGTTATTTGTGGTTTGAAATGTTTCTTGCATCCATTTATTGACAAAGTGCTAATTCTGCATGTTTCTGATTTAAAGTAATAATCGAGGAGAAGACGTATGAATTGAGTGTCAAAATATAGATATAGTATCACTACTTTCTTTCTTCACCACCTATGCTGTCTTTCCTTTGCCTTCCTTTTTATGACGTAGGTGCTATCTGATCTAAAGAAGACTTAAGCAAGACTTCCAGATtggaaagaggggggggggggggggggggtgtggatTCCGCTTTCTGATGGTTGATTGGTTGCAGGCTTTCAGAAAAAGTCAGGAGCCAAATGTGGACAACCTCAAAGAACCGGTATTGAATGAAATTACTCGTGATTTAGTCAGGCAATATGGGCTTAATTTTACAAAACAagatgtatcttcattatggttTCTCTGCAAACAGGTGTGTACAGCACTATTTGTTTTTTTATGAGTGCTAAACCTTGTAAAATTTCTCGATCTAGATCTTCTTTTCTAAATGACTTCTCCCCCAGGAAGCATCCTTGTTGAACATCACCAATCAAGCTTGTAGTCTGTTCAGCCCATCTGAGGTACTTTCTGCTAATCCTATGCTTTTATTTCTTCGTTTCTATCATGGTTCCTGCTGATCTTCTCTCTGTTTTtctcctttcatttttttttgggcaacaacaacaacatacccagtgaaatcccacaatgtggggtctgaggagggtaaagtgtacgcagaccatacccctatctcggaagatagggaggctgtttccgaaagaccctcggctcaagagaaaacacaaggagaaaggttagataagcacaagcagttcaaagcaaaatgcaaatgaaaccaaagaaagcgaataagtcaaaatAGAGTAGTCTGAAAAAAGggagcagtagctaccacagataaatattTTTGGGCGAGAACTAGAAATGGGAAAttatttttgtttaatttttgGGGTGGTGGGTTGTTTTCTTTTTGGGGAATGGGGGTTGCGGGAGGTGAAGGGAGGGTTCTAGATTCCAAGTTTGGATTTCTTGTCAGTAAGTAGTTGTAAATTCCTGTGCTGTACGCAAGCTCCCTTTTTGTTTTAACTGGGTCATAATGTAGGATGCAGGGAGAGGGTGAGAGATTAGGCCAACTCCTTTGATGTTTGCTTGAAACATAAGATTTACTTGTTGCGCACAATGTCTTTTAAGGACATCTCCAACTTCTCAtttatggtctgcgtacactctaccctccccagaccccacgttgtgggatttcactgggttgttgttgttgctccaACTTCTCATTTATATGGGATATTGGAGCTTTCTAGTTGCTATCCATGCTAACTGACAAGTCATATTTTAGGTTTCTTTGTTGGAGTGGGctgatgatttggagttgttcaTTCTGAAAGGCTACGGTGATTCACTAAATTATCGAATGGGAGTGCCACTACTTGAGGATGTTATTCAATCAATGGAACAAGCAATTAAGGCAAAAGAAGGTAACACTAGTCCAACTagcttttctttcttctctttttttttttttttaattgcctGGGGGTTAAATAGTGTCTCCTGAGGCATATGGATGTCTTTTTCTTCCCTTATTGCTACTACGAGATCAAAAGGAAGAGGTAGTGGAGGTGTAACTGATGTTAACTCCTTATTCCTTGTACTCAAACCAAACCAGCAAATGTAATAAGATCTCTTTAATCTCTCTAGTATCCTCTTCCAAGTAATCTTGAGAATTTATTTCCCAGATTAGCCACTAAATTTGCAGATTCTGTCCTTATTACTTGAACTTAACCTTAAAATATTCAACTGTCCTTTGTAATATGATTTGTGCAAATCTCTCTAGTCTCTCCTTCCAAGTAATCCAGAAAATTTATATCCCAGATCAGCCACTAAATTTCAGATTCTATTCTTCTTCCTTGAGtttaaaagcttctatttataagCTCTCCTTTCAACTAGGTGCTTCTGATGTACAAGTTATCCTCATATTGTTGATTCCTAGTATGAATGCCTCCCGGTATCACTCACTCTAATCTATCTGAAATTCTTCTATCCTATTTATGTCATTTTCCATCATGAGTGTATATGTATTTTCGAAACTGAACTTAGATCAAAACCACAAATTTGTTTCTATTTGAATCAATTATACTTCTGAAGGTAATCTGTATCTAGTTTTGTATTTCCTTTACTTTCACCTTTTCTTAATCCCTTTTGTACATTCTCCTCCTCCAGAAGGATATGCTCCAGGTAGCTATGAAAAAGCAAGAATGCGTTTTGCTCATGCAGAAACTCTCCTTCCCTTTTCATGCTTAATCGGGCTCTTTCTTGAAGAATCTGGTGAGTGTTAGTACAGTAGAATCATAGAATAGTTGTTGGCTCctactctgtttttttttttttttttgattgctGCAGAGTTTGAACTGATACAAAGAGAGAAAAGCTTGGAACTCCCTCCTAAGCCTCCTAAAAATAGAAACTGGCGGGGAAGTATCGTGGCTCCTTTTGCTGGAAATAACATGTTAATCCTTTACAGCTGCCAATCGGACAACTCAAGCAAGTACTTTGTGCAAGTGCTACATAATGAACGCCCCATTGCATTGCCAGTAAGTGTTTCTGGATTCATATTATGGTGAATATGAAATGTTTGGTCCTTGCTTTGCAATTCGTCTTCTCTAATTACTAGGACCTGGAGAATTTTCACgtatcttttaatttttttacaaAAGGCTTCGTTGGCAGCCTAGTCCCTGTTGCTGACTAGTGCTATTGTTCCAATCATTCATCTGATTTGATCATGTAAAAGCAGTGAACTTACAAGTTCATAAACCACCTTTTATTCTTTCTAATTGTGGGAAATACACAAACCCACCGGTACTTGTGAAACAGTTTGTGTAAGGGTTGCTCTAAGACAAGAATGCCAGTGTAAGCTTTCATTTTGGCTTTTTCTTTGcgtgttctcttttttttttttttttttttttttttttttttgcatattgaTAAGTTTTTCTAAAAGCATGACTAGGAGCTCACACTACTTAGAGAAATCACTTGTTAATATGCTGCTAACTAGTGTTACAGGTGACTTGTACTTTGTTCCCTTTGGGAAGtttggtgggttgttgattacTTGCTACTTTTGCTCATTTTAATTTGATGCTCCTCTCTTCTGTTAGGGTTGTAATGGTTCAAGTTTTTGTCCACTCGAAGTACTTAAGGTACTATTTTCACATTTCACCAGATGTTTCAATTTAGTCAGACATGGGCTATCTCTTAAGTCTGTAACCATTCTAACTCTTCTCTACAGGAAAGAATAGCTGCTCCTCACTTGAAACACGACTACAAAATGCTTTGCAACATAAAGGAACAGGCACAGAATTCTGCTTCCAGTAAGTTATCGCAAATACTTAGTTGGCTTTTGTCGCTGTGGAATGCTGGTTCATCAGCCAAGAAAGTGGAGTTATAGTTTCTCACtagtttctctttttctttttttcttccccTTTTTGATGCCTGGCTGGTTGTGCCTTCTTATTAGCATGATTCAATCATTAGACCAGCAGATGGTCCTGGCAGGGTTAGGGGTAACTCAGTAAATAACTAGTTGATTTTTGGAGGTCTAAAGTAGGTAGCAAAGAAGGAACATAATCACTGAAAATCCTGATTAGTGTTACTTTGTCTGTTTTCTCATATATGAGAAATTTGTGTAATGACCAATTTCCCCAGAGTTTGTCATATGGCCTTTGATTTGGCTGGTCGGCTCTTGCTCAACGTAGTTTAACATAGATTTTGCCACAACCTCAACATAAATATGACGCACTCAAGCTTGGTCATTACTCATTAATCCAGTTTTAGTGAATCTCTTAGCtataataatatcataaatatggAAGTGCTTCTTTCCCAAGGATTGCAGCCAAATAGCATCGGGATGTGCTGTATGACCCATTTTTGCTAAGGAAAATCTTCTCAGATTCCTCTCAATTCCAAGCGTCTTCCATATTCCTTACCAAATTTGCGGCATCACTCTATTCCCCTAGAGATTTCCATTTAATTGACCGTTTTTAATCGAAAAACATTACAGTTCTTTCAGTTTGGGTTAAAAATCTTCCAAGTACTAATTTTATTTGGcaaaaaaataaacaattttttAGGTAAAACTTGACAAATGATGAGATAGGAAATTTGAACTTTTCATGAATTATCGGGTACTgacataaaattaaaaaaagaattaaaaactAATAAACAACTTACACGCATTGCCAAAAAAATATAGTCAATTAAAGCAAAATAAAGAAGtgattgttataaaataaaactaaactTCAAATTTAAAGGTGAAGAATACTAACTTTTGTTTTTATATTACTTTCTGTTGTATTCCAATACAAACTAGCTCCTCTACatatataaaaggaaaaagaCTTCTAGGACAAGTCATAAAACTTAATGACCAAACTAACTTTGTGGCCAAGTTATCAACTTGGTGTCGAAGTAAAATGGACATACAAtataatatttacaacactcTCCCTTGAATGTCCATTAACAGATGATGTGCCTTATTAAAACTTTATTTAGGAAAaatcctgtgggaaaaagtcctagtgAAGAAAAAagctagtaatacgctttgagagctgcctcattaaaaaccttgtcagaaaaacccaatgggacaaaacctcgattaaggaaaaaagagtaccacacgtatttcactccccctgacgaagaccaaaatttagatgtcggagtcttcgcattccaatcttgaatatcatcttctcaagagttgaagttggtaaagatttggtgaacaaatctgcaggattttcacttgaacggatttgttgcacatcaatatcaccattcctCTGGAGATCGTGTGTGAAGAAAAACTTTGGTGATatatgcttcgttctatctccttttatgaagcctccctttaattgagctatgcatgcagcattgtcttcatataatactgtgggtatttttatatcacacttcaagccacatctttctatAATGAAATGTATGATTGATCTCAACCActcacattctctacttgcttcatgaatagctattatttcagcatgattcgaagaagtggCAACAATGGACTGCTATGTAGATCgtcatgatatagcagtacctccgcatgtaaacagatagcctatttgagatcgagctttatgtggatcagatgaATAACCTGCATCTgtataaccaacaagatctgtactacctttgttagcataaaacagacccatatctttagttcccttcagatatcgcaatatatgcttaactctgttccatgtcttcgtgtaggagaagagctatatcttgctagcaaattaacagagaacgctatgccAGGTCTTATAACATTAGCAAGATGCATAATTGCACCAATGGCACTAAGATGTGGTACAtgtggtacttcaggaccaagaagctcttcattttcttcttgaggtcggaacagatctttactcacttcaagtgagcgaacaaccattggagtacttaacgGATGCACATTGTCCATGAAAAATCGTTTTAAAACTTTTTCGGTATAaacagattgatggataaagatcccgtCTGCTAAATGTTTACTTGCAAATCAAGACAAAGTTTTGTTTTtgcgagatctttcatctcaatttctttctttaaatactcaattgccttttggagctcttctggagttccaattaggtttatgtcatcaacataaacaacaagtataacgaaccctgattttgttttcttaataaaaacacatggacaaatggcatcatttatatatccttcatttatcaagtactcacttaggcgattataccacaggcgccctgattgttttaaaccatagaatgatctttgtaatctgattgaatatatctcccgagactttgaactaATTGCTTCAgacattttaaatccttcaggaattttcatatagatttcattatcaagtgagccataaagtaagctgtaaccacatccatcagatatatttcaaggttttcatgtacagctaaactgatgagatatcgaaatgttatgccatccataacgggtgaatatgttgcttcatagtcgataccaggtctttgagagaatccttgtgcaacaaggcgtgccttgtatctcacaatttcatttctctcattccttttcCGCATAAAGACCCATTTGtggccaactggttttacaccattaggtgTTGGACTACCGGTCCAAAAACCTCACttttggcaagtgaattcaattctgattgaactgcctcttgctattttggccaatcatatcttcgtcgacattcttcgacaaATTGAGATTCCTGATcctcaatgtctttcataatattcagTGCAATATTATATGCAAAAACGCTATtcaccataatcttcgatcgatttaaatctatcccatcaccagaagaactcaatgatagttctttactcacttgagtctcgggttccctaatatcttcaggagtatcaggattaaccagatcttgaatatcttcatgatattctttcgtAGTGTTATTCTGAACATTTTCGTGTTTTTTTTCTAGAATTTGTATCCTTAGAAcgcaatggcctaccacgcttcaggagTGTATGAGATTTAGAGgatatgacactagtagattgtccctttgggacatcaattcggataggcacattctctgcagggatatgtgacttagttattcttttcaaatcagtgaatgcgtctggcatttgatttgctattttttgcaagtgaatgatcttctggatctcatGTTCACATATAagggcacgtggatcaaaatgagatagtgatgaaactttccacgcaatttctcttttaatttcttttccatctccccctaattgtgggaagtttgtttcatcaaatcgataatctgcaaatcgagcagtgaataaatctcccattgatggctcaagatagcgaataatagagggtgattcaaacccaacatatatttctaaccttctttgggggcccatcttagtgcgttgtggtggtgctaccagcacatatacagcacaaccaaagattcgaaggtgagcaatatttggttcatgaccaaatactaattgtgacggggagtatttattataatgagtcggtctgagacgaataagaaatgttgcatgtaagatagcatgacccCAAACGGTAGTGGgaaaccgtgttttcataagtagtggtcttgctatcaattgtagttGTCTAATAAATGACTCaacaaggccattttgggtatgaacatgagctataggatgttcaacttttatcccaactgacaaacaataatcatcaaaagattgagacgtaaattctccggcattattaaggcgtatagccttaatgggataatcccaaaactgtgcccttaagcgtattatttgtgccaataatttcacaaatgccaggttgcgagacgataagaggcacacatgagaccatcttgaagatgcgtctattaggaccataaaatatctgaatgacccacaaggtggatgaataggtccaaatatatccccatgtatatgCTCTAGAAAGgtaggggattcaatgtcaactttcattagagatggcttagctatcaattTACCCTGAGAACAAGcggcacatgaaaattcaccactttcaaggATCTTCAgattcttaagtggatgcccatttgaattttcaataattcgtctcatcattattgatccagggtgacctatttggtcatgccaaagcaaaaaagtacttgaatcattaaactttttatttacgatcgagtgtgcttcaattgtactaatttctgcataatacaggccagaagacaaagttggtagtttttccaaaacatatttctggccggagacattctttatAATgacaagatattcatcatttatttcgtttaatgtctcaaCATGATACCCATTAcagcggatatctttgaaacttaacaagtttctaggggatttagaagagaataatgcatcttctataacaagtttcgtcccattaggcagaaatatagtagct includes these proteins:
- the LOC132609102 gene encoding uncharacterized protein LOC132609102 isoform X7, which translates into the protein MLKEAMNIIMVLVFLGITQFTNADETFDVRKHLSTVSRYADSKDISVNSFVSSEIPDQCTPIHLNLVARHGTRAPTKRKIRELEALAAHLEVLVRDAKEQKQSSEKIPVWLAGWRSPWKGKLTGGELISEGEDELYHLGIRVRERFPDLFSEEYHPDVYSIKTTQVPRASASSVAFGMGLFNERGKLGPGRHRAFAVTSESRASDIVLRFHDCCQSYKAFRKSQEPNVDNLKEPVLNEITRDLVRQYGLNFTKQDVSSLWFLCKQEASLLNITNQACSLFSPSEVSLLEWADDLELFILKGYGDSLNYRMGVPLLEDVIQSMEQAIKAKEEGYAPGSYEKARMRFAHAETLLPFSCLIGLFLEESEFELIQREKSLELPPKPPKNRNWRGSIVAPFAGNNMLILYSCQSDNSSKYFVQVLHNERPIALPGCNGSSFCPLEVLKERIAAPHLKHDYKMLCNIKEQAQNSAST
- the LOC132609102 gene encoding uncharacterized protein LOC132609102 isoform X4, which produces MLKEAMNIIMVLVFLGITQFTNADETFDVRKHLSTVSRYADSKDISVNSFVSSEIPDQCTPIHLNLVARHGTRAPTKRKIRELEALAAHLEVLVRDAKEQKQSSEKIPVWLAGWRSPWKGKLTGGELISEGEDELYHLGIRVRERFPDLFSEEYHPDVYSIKTTQVPRASASSVAFGMGLFNERGKLGPGRHRAFAVTSESRASDIVLRFHDCCQSYKAFRKSQEPNVDNLKEPVLNEITRDLVRQYGLNFTKQDVSSLWFLCKQEASLLNITNQACSLFSPSEVSLLEWADDLELFILKGYGDSLNYRMGVPLLEDVIQSMEQAIKAKEEGYAPGSYEKARMRFAHAETLLPFSCLIGLFLEESEFELIQREKSLELPPKPPKNRNWRGSIVAPFAGNNMLILYSCQSDNSSKYFVQVLHNERPIALPGCNGSSFCPLEVLKERIAAPHLKHDYKMLCNIKEQAQNSASSKLSQILSWLLSLWNAGSSAKKVEL
- the LOC132609102 gene encoding uncharacterized protein LOC132609102 isoform X8, translated to MLKEAMNIIMVLVFLGITQFTNADETFDVRKHLSTVSRYADSKDISVNSFVSSEIPDQCTPIHLNLVARHGTRAPTKRKIRELEALAAHLEVLVRDAKEQKQSSEKIPVWLAGWRSPWKGKLTGGELISEGEDELYHLGIRVRERFPDLFSEEYHPDVYSIKTTQVPRASASSVAFGMGLFNERGKLGPGRHRAFAVTSESRASDIVLRFHDCCQSYKAFRKSQEPNVDNLKEPVLNEITRDLVRQYGLNFTKQDVSSLWFLCKQEASLLNITNQACSLFSPSEVSLLEWADDLELFILKGYGDSLNYRMGVPLLEDVIQSMEQAIKAKEEGYAPGSYEKARMRFAHAETLLPFSCLIGLFLEESAANRTTQASTLCKCYIMNAPLHCQVVMVQVFVHSKYLRKE
- the LOC132609102 gene encoding uncharacterized protein LOC132609102 isoform X6; amino-acid sequence: MLKEAMNIIMVLVFLGITQFTNADETFDVRKHLSTVSRYADSKDISVNSFVSSEIPDQCTPIHLNLVARHGTRAPTKRKIRELEALAAHLEVLVRDAKEQKQSSEKIPVWLAGWRSPWKGKLTGGELISEGEDELYHLGIRVRERFPDLFSEEYHPDVYSIKTTQVPRASASSVAFGMGLFNERGKLGPGRHRAFAVTSESRASDIVLRFHDCCQSYKAFRKSQEPNVDNLKEPVLNEITRDLVRQYGLNFTKQDVSSLWFLCKQEASLLNITNQACSLFSPSEVSLLEWADDLELFILKGYGDSLNYRMGVPLLEDVIQSMEQAIKAKEEGYAPGSYEKARMRFAHAETLLPFSCLIGLFLEESEFELIQREKSLELPPKPPKNRNWRGSIVAPFAGNNMLILYSCQSDNSSKYFVQVLHNERPIALPGCNGSSFCPLEVLKERIAAPHLKHDYKMLCNIKEQAQNSASTIISA
- the LOC132609102 gene encoding uncharacterized protein LOC132609102 isoform X3 translates to MLKEAMNIIMVLVFLGITQFTNADETFDVRKHLSTVSRYADSKDISVNSFVSSEIPDQCTPIHLNLVARHGTRAPTKRKIRELEALAAHLEVLVRDAKEQKQSSEKIPVWLAGWRSPWKGKLTGGELISEGEDELYHLGIRVRERFPDLFSEEYHPDVYSIKTTQVPRASASSVAFGMGLFNERGKLGPGRHRAFAVTSESRASDIVLRFHDCCQSYKAFRKSQEPNVDNLKEPVLNEITRDLVRQYGLNFTKQDVSSLWFLCKQEASLLNITNQACSLFSPSEVSLLEWADDLELFILKGYGDSLNYRMGVPLLEDVIQSMEQAIKAKEEGYAPGSYEKARMRFAHAETLLPFSCLIGLFLEESEFELIQREKSLELPPKPPKNRNWRGSIVAPFAGNNMLILYSCQSDNSSKYFVQVLHNERPIALPGCNGSSFCPLEVLKERIAAPHLKHDYKMLCNIKEQAQNSASRNSKKSATSRCMGSTLSSEIKFASAFFSAFLREA
- the LOC132609102 gene encoding uncharacterized protein LOC132609102 isoform X1, whose product is MLKEAMNIIMVLVFLGITQFTNADETFDVRKHLSTVSRYADSKDISVNSFVSSEIPDQCTPIHLNLVARHGTRAPTKRKIRELEALAAHLEVLVRDAKEQKQSSEKIPVWLAGWRSPWKGKLTGGELISEGEDELYHLGIRVRERFPDLFSEEYHPDVYSIKTTQVPRASASSVAFGMGLFNERGKLGPGRHRAFAVTSESRASDIVLRFHDCCQSYKAFRKSQEPNVDNLKEPVLNEITRDLVRQYGLNFTKQDVSSLWFLCKQEASLLNITNQACSLFSPSEVSLLEWADDLELFILKGYGDSLNYRMGVPLLEDVIQSMEQAIKAKEEGYAPGSYEKARMRFAHAETLLPFSCLIGLFLEESEFELIQREKSLELPPKPPKNRNWRGSIVAPFAGNNMLILYSCQSDNSSKYFVQVLHNERPIALPGCNGSSFCPLEVLKERIAAPHLKHDYKMLCNIKEQAQNSASREELYLASKLTENAMPGLITLARCIIAPMALRCGTCGTSGPRSSSFSS
- the LOC132609102 gene encoding uncharacterized protein LOC132609102 isoform X2, with product MLKEAMNIIMVLVFLGITQFTNADETFDVRKHLSTVSRYADSKDISVNSFVSSEIPDQCTPIHLNLVARHGTRAPTKRKIRELEALAAHLEVLVRDAKEQKQSSEKIPVWLAGWRSPWKGKLTGGELISEGEDELYHLGIRVRERFPDLFSEEYHPDVYSIKTTQVPRASASSVAFGMGLFNERGKLGPGRHRAFAVTSESRASDIVLRFHDCCQSYKAFRKSQEPNVDNLKEPVLNEITRDLVRQYGLNFTKQDVSSLWFLCKQEASLLNITNQACSLFSPSEVSLLEWADDLELFILKGYGDSLNYRMGVPLLEDVIQSMEQAIKAKEEGYAPGSYEKARMRFAHAETLLPFSCLIGLFLEESEFELIQREKSLELPPKPPKNRNWRGSIVAPFAGNNMLILYSCQSDNSSKYFVQVLHNERPIALPGCNGSSFCPLEVLKERIAAPHLKHDYKMLCNIKEQAQNSASRFSLERICCTSISPFLWRSCVKKNFGDICFVLSPFMKPPFN
- the LOC132609102 gene encoding uncharacterized protein LOC132609102 isoform X5, translating into MLKEAMNIIMVLVFLGITQFTNADETFDVRKHLSTVSRYADSKDISVNSFVSSEIPDQCTPIHLNLVARHGTRAPTKRKIRELEALAAHLEVLVRDAKEQKQSSEKIPVWLAGWRSPWKGKLTGGELISEGEDELYHLGIRVRERFPDLFSEEYHPDVYSIKTTQVPRASASSVAFGMGLFNERGKLGPGRHRAFAVTSESRASDIVLRFHDCCQSYKAFRKSQEPNVDNLKEPVLNEITRDLVRQYGLNFTKQDVSSLWFLCKQEASLLNITNQACSLFSPSEVSLLEWADDLELFILKGYGDSLNYRMGVPLLEDVIQSMEQAIKAKEEGYAPGSYEKARMRFAHAETLLPFSCLIGLFLEESEFELIQREKSLELPPKPPKNRNWRGSIVAPFAGNNMLILYSCQSDNSSKYFVQVLHNERPIALPGCNGSSFCPLEVLKERIAAPHLKHDYKMLCNIKEQAQNSASSLQKASCKFEI